The window CAGGAGGCGCAGGCCAGCACGGTGATTCTGGCGATGCTGCTGCTGGTCCTCGCGGTCGACTCGCTGAGCAGTTGGAGTCGTCAACGCTGGGTCAAGGCCTGAAAGCTGCCGCGTAGCGGCGAGTTTGACACCACATATTCAGACCAGGGTGGCTCCCCTCCCTTGCCCACGGGTTGACCGCAACCGCTGCAGCCTGTCAGCGAACTGAAATATCCCCGACTTATTCTGCTGATGCGCGCATTGCGGCGATGTGCGGGTTGTACGTGCCTGCCCGTTCGGAAGTCATCCAGGGAGTCCGCCATGAAAATCAGTGTATTCGGTAGTGGTTACGTGGGATTGGTGCAAGCGGCGGTGTTGGCCGAGGTGGGCCATGACGTGGTGTGCATGGACATAGACGAACAGAAAGTCGAAAGCCTGCGCCAGGGCCAGGTGAGTATCTTCGAACCCGGTCTGGCCGCGCTGGTGCGTGAGGGCCTGGAGGCCGGACGTCTGCATTTCACCCACGATGAAAAGCTCGCGGTGCAGCACGGCCAGGTGCTGTTCATCGCCGTGGGTACGCCTTCCAGGGAAGATGGCTCGGCCGATTTGAGTCAGGTCCTGGCCGTCGGTGAGGCGGTGGCTCGTTACCGCGAACAACCGGTCCTCGTCGTGGAGAAATCCACTGTACCGGTGGGCACCGGCGACGCCCTGCGGGCGCACATCGACAAATGCCTGCTCAAGGCCGGCCGTTTGTTGCAGTTCGATATCGTGTCCAACCCCGAGTTTCTCAAGGAAGGCTCGGCGGTGGCCGATTGTCGCCGTCCGGATCGTATCGTGATCGGCTGCGAACGCGATGAAGTCCGCGACACCATGCGCGACTTGTACGCCCCCTTCAATCGCAACCACGACCGGATCCTGTTCATGGACCTGCGCAGCGCCGAGCTGACCAAGTACGCAGCCAATGGCATGCTGGCGACGAAGATCAGCTTCATCAACCAGATCGCGGAGCTGGCGGAACACCTGGGTGCTGACATCGAAGCGGTGCGCCTGGGCATCGGCGCGGACTCGCGCATCGGTTATCACTTCATTTACCCGGGCTGCGGCTACGGTGGCTCGTGTTTTCCCAAGGACATGCGCGCGCTGATCCACACGGCCGAGCAAGCCCACTGCTCCAGCGATCTGTTGCAAGCAGTGGAAACCATCAACCAACGGCAGAAGCACAAGCTGTTCGAACGCATCCAGGCGTTCTACAAAGGCGATTTGCGCGGTAAAACCTTCGCGGTGTGGGGCTTGGCCTTCAAGCCCAACACCGACGACATGCGCGATGCGCCGAGTCGTACCCTGCTGGAGGCGTTGTGGGGGGCCGGTGCCAGTGTCCGCGCCTTTGACCCCGAGGCCATGCAGCAGACCCAGCAGCTGTATCCCGACGAATCGAAGCTGATGTTGATGGGCACGCCGGAATCGGTTTTGCCGGGGGCCGATGCACTGGTGATCTGCACTGAATGGCAACCGTTCAAGGCGCCGGATTTCGATCTGATCCAGCAACGGCTCAAGGCTGCGGTGATTTTCGATGGCCGCAACCTGTATGATCCGGACCGCATGGCAGACAAGGGCTTTACCTATTTCCCCATAGGGCGCGGGCAATCGTGCAACCTGCCTATCGCTCAGCAAACCTGGTTTCAAGCGTCCAGAAGCGCATGACTTTCTTTACCTCAAAATAAGTGCATTCAAACAGCATTAATATGAATTTGTAAGCAAGGGCCGCGAACGGCACACTGTGCATCGTTCCTCCCCCAACTGTTGGAACACTTAAAGGGCTTTCAGGGATTCTCCCGTAAGCCCCTTTTTTTGTTCGTTTTTTGGATTTTCGCTTAATGCTTTCTCGCTGGTTCCCCGCTGCTATCAATACCCGCCCCACCGAATGGAGCCGGGCCGCCATCGGTATGGCCCTGGGTACGATGTTCAGTGTCTGGCTGTGCGGCCAGGTGTTTGGCCTTGAGGTGGCGCAACACTTGATTGGCCCGCTCGGCGCCTCGGCCGTGCTGTTGTTTGCCGTCTCCTCAGGCGCCCTCGCCCAGCCCTGGTCGATCTTCGGCGGTTACTTGTGCGCCTCGGTGGTGGCATTGCTGGTGGCCCATGTCCTGGGCCGTACCCTGGGGAGCGCCTGTCTGGCGGCCGGCATGGCGCTGGTGTTGATGTGCTGGCTGCGTTGCCTGCACCCTCCGGCGGGTGCCCTGGCGGCGACGATGGTATTGGCCGACCCGTCGATCATCGCCCTGGACTGGCAAGCTGTCGGTGCCGCGATGCTGGCCGGTTCCACCCTGCTCTTGAGTGCATTGGCCTATAACAACCTGACGCGCGTGCGCTATCCCAAGCGCGCCAGCGAGCCGACGCCGGTCATTCCCGCCGACCATTCACCCATCGACCGTCAGGCCATTACGGCTGAGGACTTGAAGCTCGCTCTTGAGCAAATGGAAGCATTCTTTGACGTAACTCCCGAAGATCTCGAGCAATTGATCCACGCCAGCGAACGCAATGCCAGGCGTCGCAGCATCACGGAAGTCCTCTCGGGTCGCGGCTGAGCCTGAGGCTGCTATAAATATGCAGACAGGACCTGCACGTATCCCGGTTGTGCAAGGCAAATTTGCGCTGGTACGATCCTGACCGGGTACGCGCGACACAATTCATAAAGAACAATAAAAGCAGGGAGTTAGCGATGACAGCTCAGGTTTCATCACAAGCCTCGGGACCCATCGGAGCCGTGGCTCATGAAGTGCTGGTCGAAGTACGCAACCATATCGGCCACTTGACCCTGAACCGCCCCGCCGGCCTCAATGCCCTGACGCTGGACATGGTGCGCAGCTTGCAGCAACAGCTCGATACCTGGGCTCTGGACCCACAGATCCGCGCCGTGGTACTGCGCGGTGCCGGTGACAAGGCGTTTTGCGCCGGCGGCGATATCCGCTCGCTGTACGACAGCCACAAGCAGGGCGACAACCTGCACCAAGACTTTTTCGTCGAGGAATACGCCCTCGACCTGACGATTCATCACTACCGCAAACCGATCCTCGCCTTGATGGACGGTTTCGTCCTGGGCGGCGGCATGGGCTTGGCACAAGGTGCCGACCTGCGGGTGGTGACCGAACGCAGCCGCCTGGGCATGCCGGAAGTCGCCATCGGTTACTTCCCCGACGTCGGGGGCAGCTATTTCCTGCCGCGTATTTCTGGCGAACTGGGCATCTACCTGGGAGTCAGTGGCGTACAGATCCGTGCTGCCGACGCGCTGTATTGCGGGCTGGCCGACTGGTATCTGGACAGCGACAAGCTCGATCGGCTCGATGAACGTCTCGACCGCCTGGAATGGCACGACACGCCCCTCAAGGACCTGCAAGGCCTGCTGGCGAAACTCGGCATGCAGCAGTTGCCTGCCCCGCCTCTGGCCGACCTGCGCCCGGCCATCGATCACTTCTTTGCCCTTGCGGACGTGCCCAGCATGGTCGAGCAGTTGCGTCAGGTCACCGTCGCCAACAGCCATGAGTGGGCGCTGAAAACCGCCGACCTGCTGGAGACCCGCTCGCCCCTGGCCATGGCCGTAACCCTGGAAATGCTGCGTCGCGGCCGGCATTTGAGCCTGGAAGACTGTTTTGCCCTGGAACTGCACCTGGACCGTCAATGGTTCGAGCGCGGCGACCTGATCGAAGGCGTGCGCGCCTTGCTCATCGACAAAGACAAGAACCCGCAGTGGAACCCGCCGACCCTGGAGGCACTGGACAAGCGCCACGTGGCGAGTTTCTTCGACGGCTTCGACGACCACGGGAACTGAACCATGCACGACCTTGAGCTGACCGAAGAGCAAGTGATGATCCGCGACATGGCCCGGGATTTTGCCCGCGGCGAGATCGCCCCTCATGCCCAGGCCTGGGAAAAAGCCGGCTGGATCGACGACGCCCTGGTGGCGAAGATGGGTGAATTGGGTCTACTGGGCATGGTGGTGCCCGAAGAATGGGGCGGTACCTACGTCGATTACGTGGCCTATGCCCTCGCGGTGGAAGAAATCTCCGCGGGCGATGGCGCCACCGGGGCGCTGATGAGCATTCACAACTCGGTGGGTTGCGGGCCGGTCCTCAATTTCGGCACCGACGAACAGAAACAGACCTGGCTGGCCGATCTGGCCAGTGGCCAGGCCATTGGCTGCTTCTGCCTCACCGAACCCCAGGCCGGGTCCGAAGCCCACAACCTGCGCACCCGCGCCGAACTGCGGGACGGCCATTGGGTGATCAATGGCGCCAAGCAATTCGTCAGCAACGGCAAGCGGGCGAAACTGGCGATTGTTTTTGCGGTGACGGATCCTGAGCTGGGCAAGAAAGGCATTTCGGCGTTTCTGGTGCCGACCGACACGCCGGGCTTCATCGTCGATCGCACGGAACACAAGATGGGCATCCGCGCTTCGGATACCTGCGCCGTGACCTTGAACAACTGCACCATCCCCGAAGCCAACCTGTTGGGGGCTCGCGGCAAAGGCCTGGCGATTGCCCTCTCCAACCTGGAAGGCGGCCGCATCGGCATCGCGGCGCAGGCCTTGGGCATCGCCCGTGCAGCGTTTGAAGCGGCCTTGGCTTATGCGCGTGATCGGGTGCAGTTCGACAAGCCGATCATCGAGCACCAGAGCATCGCCAACCTGCTGGCCGACATGCACACCCGCCTGAACGCCGCCCGCCTGCTGATCCTCCACGCCGCCCGCCTGCGCAGCGCCGGCAAGCCATGCCTGTCGGAAGCCTCCCAGGCCAAGCTGTTCGCCTCGGAAATGGCCGAAAAAGTCTGCTCCTCGGCCATGCAGATTCATGGCGGGTATGGGTATCTCGAGGATTATCCGGTGGAGCGCTACTACCGCGATGCGCGGATTACCCAGATCTATGAAGGGTCGAGCGAGATACAGCGGATGGTGATCGCCCGGGAGTTAAAGAACTACCTGGTGTGATGGCTGAAAAAGCATCGCGAGCAGGCTCGCTCCCACATGGGATCTTTGGTGTACGCAATCTCTGTGTACACCTCCGAACCCTGTGGGAGCGAGCCTGCTCGCGATGGCGTCAGTCAGGACGCCGCATTACTTGTCCTGAAACTCCGCCGCCCGCTTGGCCACGAATGCCGCCATGCCTTCCTTCTGATCCTGCGTCGCAAATGCCGCATGGAATACCCGGCGCTCGAAACGCACACCTTCGGACAGGCTGACTTCAAAGGCGCGGTTGACGCTTTCCTTGACCATCATGCTGATGGGCACCGACTTGGAGGCGATCAGAGCGGCGGTTTTCAACGCGTCGTCGAGCAATTCATCAGCCGGCACGATACGCGCGACGATGCCGCAACGCTCAGCTTCCACTGCATCGATAAAACGACCGGTCAGGCACATTTCCATGGCCTTGGCCTTGCCCACTGCGCGAGTCAGCCGCTGGGTGCCGCCCATGCCCGGCAGCACCCCAAGATTGATCTCCGGCTGACCGAACTTGGCATTGTCACCGGCCAGGATAAAGTCGCACATCAACGCCAGTTCGCAACCACCGCCCAAGGCAAACCCGTTCACTGCCGCGATGATCGGCTTGCGCCGGTTAGCCACGCGGTCGCTGTCGCTGAACAAGTCATCGAGGTAGATCTGCGGGTAGGTCAGCTCGGCCATTTCCTTGATGTCCGCACCGGCGGCAAAGGCTTTTTTCGAGCCGGTCAGTACGATGCAGCCAATCTTTGGATCAGCCTCCAATGCATCCAGCGCCTGGTTCAGCTCGCTGACGATCTGCGCGTTCAAGGCGTTCAACGCCTGGAGACGGTTGAGGGTGATCAGGCCAACGCGGTCCTTGATCTCCAATAAAATCGTTTCGTAGCTCATGCAGGACTCCTGTTCAAAGATTGCGCGAAATGACCATGCGCTGAATGTCGCTGGTGCCTTCGTAGATCTGGCAGACGCGCACGTCGCGGTAGATGCGCTCCAGCGGGAAATCGTTGAGGTAACCGTAACCGCCCAGGGTTTGCAACGCCATGGAGCAGACTTTTTCGGCCATTTCCGAGGCGAACAGCTTGGCCATGGACGCTTGCACCAACGCCGGCTGGCCGTTGTCGCGCAAAGCAGCGGCGTAATGGACCATTTGCCGCGCCACGGCGATCTGGGTGGCCATGTCCGCCAGACGGAACGCCACGGCTTGGTGTTCGATAATCGGCTTGCCGAAACTTTGCCGCTCGCGAGCATAGTCGCGGGCCGCTTCGAACGCCGCGCGGGCCATGCCCACGGACTGCGCCGCGATACCGACCCGTCCGCCTTCCAGGTTCGCCAGGGCGATCTTGTAGCCCTCGCCCTCCTCCCCCAAACGGTTGCCCACCGGAACACGGACATCCTCGAACAGGATCTGGCAGGTGTCGGAGGCGTGCTGGCCCAGTTTGTCTTCGACCCGCGCCACGCTGTAGCCCGGCGAATCGGTGGGCACGATGAACGCACTGATGCCACGCTTGCCGGCGCTCGGATCGGTCACCGCAAACACAATCACCACCCCGGCGTTCTGCCCGGAGGTGATGAACTGCTTGCAACCATTGAGCACGTAGTGATCGCCCTCCAACCGTGCCCGGGTCTTGAGGCTACTGGCGTCCGAACCGGCCTGGGGCTCGGTCAATGCAAAGGCACCGAGCATCGCACCGCTGGCCAGGGGGGTGAGGAATTTGGCCTTCTGTTCATCGCTGCCGAACTTGAGGATCGGCACGCAGCCCACCGAGTTGTGCACGCTCATGATGGTCGAGCACGCCCCATCGCCGGCGGCGATCTCTTCCAGGGCCATGGCATAAGTCAGGTAACCGGTGTCGCAACCGCCCCACTGCTCCGGCACGAGCATGCCGAAGAAACCCAGTTCGGCCATTGCAGCAATGGCTTCCTTAGGGAAGCGGTGCTCGCGGTCCCACTCAGCGGCGAACGGTTTCAAGCGCTCCTGAGCGAACTGCCGGGCCACGTCGCTGATTTGAGTCTGTTCTTCAGTCGGGAGCATGGTGATTCCTTAATACAGGCATTCAACGGCCATGGCCGTGGCTTCGCCGCCACCGATGCAGATGGCCGCGACGCCACGCTTGAGGCCTTTCTGGCGCAGGGCCGAAAGCAGCGTCACCAGGATCCGCGCGCCCGACGCACCGATGGGGTGGCCCAGCGCGCAGGCGCCGCCATGGACGTTGACCTTGTCGTGGGGGATCTCCAGCGCGCCCATGGTCGCCAACGCCACCACTGCGAAAGCCTCGTTGATTTCAAACAGCTCCACGTCGTCGAGCGACCAACCGGTTTTGTCCATCAGTTTCTTCACCGCGCCGATGGGGGCGGTGGGGAACAGGCTCGGCGTGTCGGCAAAAGCGGCGTGGCCGTGAATCACCGCCAACGGCTTCAGGCCTCGCTCCCGGGCCTGGCTCTGGCGCATCAACACCAGCGCTGCGGCACCGTCAGAGATGGAGCTGGCATTGGCTGCAGTGACCGTTCCGCCCTCACGGAACGCCGGTTTGAGCGAGGCGATCTTGTCCAGGCGGGCCTTGGGCGGCTGCTCATCGTGGCGCACGGTGACCTGTTCCTTGCCGACCATGACCTGCAACGGCACGATCTCGGCGTCGAAACTGCCGTCCTTGATCGCCTGTTGGGCACGGGTGGTGGAAGCGATGGCGAAAGCATCCTGGGCTTCGCGGCTGAAACCATTGGCTTCAGCGCAATCTTCGGCAAAGGTGCCCATCAGGCGGCCCTTGTCGTAGGCATCTTCCAGGCCATCGAGGAACATGTGGTCGAGCACCTTGCCGTGACCCATGCGCAAACCGCTGCGGGCGCGGTCGAGCAGATACGGGGCGTTGGACATGCTTTCCATGCCGCCAGCCACCACCACCTCGGCGCTGCCGGCGATCAGCATGTCATGGGCAAGAATTGCCGCCTCCATGCCCGAACCACACATCTTGTTGAGCGTGGTGCAGCGGGTCGATTTATCGAGCCCGGCCCCCAGTGCGGCCTGGCGCGCCGGAGCCTGGCCCTGGCCTGCCGCGAGCACACAGCCAAACAGCACTTCTTCAACCGCATCAGGGGCAATGCCGGCCCGCTCCACGGCAGCTTTAATGGCGGCGGCTCCCAGTTGCGGAGCGCTGAGGCTTTTCAGTTCACCTTGAAAGCCGCCCATGGGGGTGCGGACGGCGCTGACGATAACAATCGGATCGTTGGACATGACAATTGCTCCTACTTGGCAGCCATACGCAAGGCGCCGTCGAGACGGATCACCTCACCGTTGAGCATGGTGTTTTCAATGATATGCCTGACCAGCCCCGCGTACTCGGCCGGTTTGCCCAGGCGCGGTGGAAAAGGCACGCCAGCGGCCAGGGAGTCGCGTACTTCGGGTGTCATGCCGGCCATCATCGGCGTTTCAAAAATGCCCGGGGCGATGGTCATCACACGGATGCCGAAGCGCGCCAGTTCCCGGGCGGCCGGCAGGGTCAGGCTGGCGATGGCGCCTTTGGAGGCCGCGTAGGCTGCCTGGCCGATCTGGCCGTCGAAAGCCGCCACCGAAGCGGTATTGATGATCACGCCACGCTCACCCTCGGCATCGGCCTCGGTTTCACTGATAGCGGCGGCGGCCAGACGCAACAGATTGAAGCTACCGATCAAGTTGACGTTGATCACCTGGCTGAAGCTGGCCAGCGCGTGCGGGCCGTTCTTGCCGAGGATCTTCTCGCCGCGCACGATGCCGGCGCAGTTCACAAGGCCATTGAGGCCACCGAACGCCGCCAAGGTGGCCTTGACCGCCGCGTCTGCCGCCGCTTCGTTGCTGATGTCCGCCACCACGCTCTGGCAGCCCAGCATCTGCGCCTGGGCAGCCACGGCTTCGGCGTTGAGGTCCACCAGCATCACCTTGGCACCGGCCTTGACCAGCATCTCGCCGGTGGCCGCGCCGAGGCCGGACGCGCCGCCGCTGACGAGGAAAATCTTGTTGTCGATCTGCATCATGGTTTCCTTGGATTCAAGCTGAAACGTTAGGCGCCGCGGCCTCTTGAGCCTTGGCGATCTCCTGGTTGCGCAAGATAAAGCGCTGCAACTTGCCGCTTGGGGTTTTCGGCAAGTCGCTGACAAATTCGATTTCACGGGGATAGGCATGGGCCGCCAGGCGCTTACGCACGTGCTGGCGCAACTCTTCGGCCAGCTCTGGCGCGGCGCGGTATTGGGCGCTGAGCACCACGAAGGCTTTCACCAGTTCGGTGCGTTCGGGATCGGGCTTGCCGACCACCGCCGCCTCGACGACGGCGGGGTGTTCGATCAGTGCGCTTTCCACGTCGAACGGGCCGACGCGATAGCCGGAGGTGGTAATCACGTCGTCGCTGCGGCCGACGAAGCTGATGCTGCCATCGGGGTTGAACTCAACGGTGTCGCCGCTCAGGTAATAATCGCCGACGAAAGCCTTGGTTGGCCCGCCCTCGTAACCGGCGAACCAGCACATCGGTGACTGGCTGCGGTCGACAGCGAGAATGCCCGGCTGGCCCACGCCCAATTCACGGTTATTTTCATCCAGCACCACGATCCGGTGGCCCGGCGAGGCGAAACCAGCCGCGCCCATGTGCACCGGATGTTCCAGAGCGTGGTGATTGCACAGCACCATGCCCAGTTCGGTCTGGCCGTAGTGATCGTGGATCACCACGTTCAGGTTGTCGGCAAACCAGCGGATTACCTCCGGGTTCAGCGGCTCTCCGGCGCTGCTGACCGCGCGCAGCGTGCCCTTGATCGAGCGGGCGAACTGATCGCCCCCGGCGATCAACAAACGATAGGCAGTGGGTGAACCGGCGAGGTTGGTGATGCCGTACTTGTTGATGACTCGGCAAGTGCTTTCCAGGGTGAACGGCCCATCGTAGAACGTGATGGGATGCCCCATGGCCAGAGGGCCGGTCACACCGAAGTAGATGCCGTAGGCCCAGCCCGGGTCAGCGACGTTCCAGAAGGCGTCTTCGGGACGCAGGTCCACGGCGTCACGCATGTAGCTCTGGAATGCGACGATGGCCTTGAGCGGCACCGACAGCGCCTTGGCCGGCCCAGTGGTGCCGGAGGTAAACATCAACAGGAACGGGTCTTCGCCACTGAGCATCACCGGTTCGCACTGGTTTGCATGGTTCGCCACTTCTGCCCAGAAACTGTAATCGCCGCGAACGATGCCCTGGCCTTTTGCGCCGCCGACCGTGACCACTGTGGGACAACCGGCTACATCGTTGAGTTTGGGGCGATTGACCGCGTCGGTGACCACAACACGCGCACCGGAGCTGCCCAGACGGTGTTCGATGGCCTTGGGGCCGAACGCGGTGAACAACGGCTGATACACCGCGCCGATGCGCCACGTGGCGAGTACCACGATCAGCAATTCAGCGGTACGTGGCAGCAGGCCGGCCACCTTGTCACCCTTGCCCACGCCTTGGGCCAGGAGGAAATTGGCAAAACGCGCGGCGTTGTCCTGCAGGTCACGGTAAGTCCAGGTCGCGTCGCTGCCGTCGCGACCCTCCCAGAACAAGGCAATGCGCCCCGGCAATGCATGCCGGTCGCAACACTCGACACAGGCGTTCAATGCCTCGAGCGAGCCGTGCAGTGCGGTGTTGACGGTGTGCAGGTAATCGAACTGTGACGTGGCGGACGAGTAATCGCGCATGACCAGAATCCCTCTGTACTTTTTATTGGTTGGGGGAACCGTAAACAGCAGGGAAATACTCGCGCCGAAGGGCTTGGGCGGCAATGGTCAAAGCCATCAAGTTGCTTGACTGGTTTGGCCATGGTTGGGTGATGTGGCGTCTGGGAGGCCGTTATCGCGAGCAGACTCGCTCCCACCGGGGCAATGCGAACCTTATGTGGGAGCAAGGCTTGCCCGCGATAGCGCAAGCCCAGTCAACCCACATCCCAAATCAGCCAGGATCGTTGAGAATCAGGCTGCGATAATGTCCCGGATTGGACCCGGACCACTTGCGAAACGCCTTGTAGAAGGAGCTGGCATCGGCAAATCCCAGGCGCGCGGCGATTTCCACGAAGCTGATGGAAGGTTCGGCCAGCCAGTTGATGGCCAACTCCTTGCGCACACTG is drawn from Pseudomonas rhizophila and contains these coding sequences:
- a CDS encoding enoyl-CoA hydratase/isomerase family protein, coding for MTAQVSSQASGPIGAVAHEVLVEVRNHIGHLTLNRPAGLNALTLDMVRSLQQQLDTWALDPQIRAVVLRGAGDKAFCAGGDIRSLYDSHKQGDNLHQDFFVEEYALDLTIHHYRKPILALMDGFVLGGGMGLAQGADLRVVTERSRLGMPEVAIGYFPDVGGSYFLPRISGELGIYLGVSGVQIRAADALYCGLADWYLDSDKLDRLDERLDRLEWHDTPLKDLQGLLAKLGMQQLPAPPLADLRPAIDHFFALADVPSMVEQLRQVTVANSHEWALKTADLLETRSPLAMAVTLEMLRRGRHLSLEDCFALELHLDRQWFERGDLIEGVRALLIDKDKNPQWNPPTLEALDKRHVASFFDGFDDHGN
- a CDS encoding acetyl-CoA C-acyltransferase gives rise to the protein MSNDPIVIVSAVRTPMGGFQGELKSLSAPQLGAAAIKAAVERAGIAPDAVEEVLFGCVLAAGQGQAPARQAALGAGLDKSTRCTTLNKMCGSGMEAAILAHDMLIAGSAEVVVAGGMESMSNAPYLLDRARSGLRMGHGKVLDHMFLDGLEDAYDKGRLMGTFAEDCAEANGFSREAQDAFAIASTTRAQQAIKDGSFDAEIVPLQVMVGKEQVTVRHDEQPPKARLDKIASLKPAFREGGTVTAANASSISDGAAALVLMRQSQARERGLKPLAVIHGHAAFADTPSLFPTAPIGAVKKLMDKTGWSLDDVELFEINEAFAVVALATMGALEIPHDKVNVHGGACALGHPIGASGARILVTLLSALRQKGLKRGVAAICIGGGEATAMAVECLY
- a CDS encoding SDR family NAD(P)-dependent oxidoreductase is translated as MQIDNKIFLVSGGASGLGAATGEMLVKAGAKVMLVDLNAEAVAAQAQMLGCQSVVADISNEAAADAAVKATLAAFGGLNGLVNCAGIVRGEKILGKNGPHALASFSQVINVNLIGSFNLLRLAAAAISETEADAEGERGVIINTASVAAFDGQIGQAAYAASKGAIASLTLPAARELARFGIRVMTIAPGIFETPMMAGMTPEVRDSLAAGVPFPPRLGKPAEYAGLVRHIIENTMLNGEVIRLDGALRMAAK
- a CDS encoding acyl-CoA dehydrogenase, with the protein product MLPTEEQTQISDVARQFAQERLKPFAAEWDREHRFPKEAIAAMAELGFFGMLVPEQWGGCDTGYLTYAMALEEIAAGDGACSTIMSVHNSVGCVPILKFGSDEQKAKFLTPLASGAMLGAFALTEPQAGSDASSLKTRARLEGDHYVLNGCKQFITSGQNAGVVIVFAVTDPSAGKRGISAFIVPTDSPGYSVARVEDKLGQHASDTCQILFEDVRVPVGNRLGEEGEGYKIALANLEGGRVGIAAQSVGMARAAFEAARDYARERQSFGKPIIEHQAVAFRLADMATQIAVARQMVHYAAALRDNGQPALVQASMAKLFASEMAEKVCSMALQTLGGYGYLNDFPLERIYRDVRVCQIYEGTSDIQRMVISRNL
- a CDS encoding acyl-CoA dehydrogenase family protein — protein: MHDLELTEEQVMIRDMARDFARGEIAPHAQAWEKAGWIDDALVAKMGELGLLGMVVPEEWGGTYVDYVAYALAVEEISAGDGATGALMSIHNSVGCGPVLNFGTDEQKQTWLADLASGQAIGCFCLTEPQAGSEAHNLRTRAELRDGHWVINGAKQFVSNGKRAKLAIVFAVTDPELGKKGISAFLVPTDTPGFIVDRTEHKMGIRASDTCAVTLNNCTIPEANLLGARGKGLAIALSNLEGGRIGIAAQALGIARAAFEAALAYARDRVQFDKPIIEHQSIANLLADMHTRLNAARLLILHAARLRSAGKPCLSEASQAKLFASEMAEKVCSSAMQIHGGYGYLEDYPVERYYRDARITQIYEGSSEIQRMVIARELKNYLV
- a CDS encoding UDP-glucose dehydrogenase family protein, whose translation is MKISVFGSGYVGLVQAAVLAEVGHDVVCMDIDEQKVESLRQGQVSIFEPGLAALVREGLEAGRLHFTHDEKLAVQHGQVLFIAVGTPSREDGSADLSQVLAVGEAVARYREQPVLVVEKSTVPVGTGDALRAHIDKCLLKAGRLLQFDIVSNPEFLKEGSAVADCRRPDRIVIGCERDEVRDTMRDLYAPFNRNHDRILFMDLRSAELTKYAANGMLATKISFINQIAELAEHLGADIEAVRLGIGADSRIGYHFIYPGCGYGGSCFPKDMRALIHTAEQAHCSSDLLQAVETINQRQKHKLFERIQAFYKGDLRGKTFAVWGLAFKPNTDDMRDAPSRTLLEALWGAGASVRAFDPEAMQQTQQLYPDESKLMLMGTPESVLPGADALVICTEWQPFKAPDFDLIQQRLKAAVIFDGRNLYDPDRMADKGFTYFPIGRGQSCNLPIAQQTWFQASRSA
- a CDS encoding AMP-binding protein — its product is MRDYSSATSQFDYLHTVNTALHGSLEALNACVECCDRHALPGRIALFWEGRDGSDATWTYRDLQDNAARFANFLLAQGVGKGDKVAGLLPRTAELLIVVLATWRIGAVYQPLFTAFGPKAIEHRLGSSGARVVVTDAVNRPKLNDVAGCPTVVTVGGAKGQGIVRGDYSFWAEVANHANQCEPVMLSGEDPFLLMFTSGTTGPAKALSVPLKAIVAFQSYMRDAVDLRPEDAFWNVADPGWAYGIYFGVTGPLAMGHPITFYDGPFTLESTCRVINKYGITNLAGSPTAYRLLIAGGDQFARSIKGTLRAVSSAGEPLNPEVIRWFADNLNVVIHDHYGQTELGMVLCNHHALEHPVHMGAAGFASPGHRIVVLDENNRELGVGQPGILAVDRSQSPMCWFAGYEGGPTKAFVGDYYLSGDTVEFNPDGSISFVGRSDDVITTSGYRVGPFDVESALIEHPAVVEAAVVGKPDPERTELVKAFVVLSAQYRAAPELAEELRQHVRKRLAAHAYPREIEFVSDLPKTPSGKLQRFILRNQEIAKAQEAAAPNVSA
- a CDS encoding enoyl-CoA hydratase, with protein sequence MSYETILLEIKDRVGLITLNRLQALNALNAQIVSELNQALDALEADPKIGCIVLTGSKKAFAAGADIKEMAELTYPQIYLDDLFSDSDRVANRRKPIIAAVNGFALGGGCELALMCDFILAGDNAKFGQPEINLGVLPGMGGTQRLTRAVGKAKAMEMCLTGRFIDAVEAERCGIVARIVPADELLDDALKTAALIASKSVPISMMVKESVNRAFEVSLSEGVRFERRVFHAAFATQDQKEGMAAFVAKRAAEFQDK
- a CDS encoding HPP family protein, whose protein sequence is MLSRWFPAAINTRPTEWSRAAIGMALGTMFSVWLCGQVFGLEVAQHLIGPLGASAVLLFAVSSGALAQPWSIFGGYLCASVVALLVAHVLGRTLGSACLAAGMALVLMCWLRCLHPPAGALAATMVLADPSIIALDWQAVGAAMLAGSTLLLSALAYNNLTRVRYPKRASEPTPVIPADHSPIDRQAITAEDLKLALEQMEAFFDVTPEDLEQLIHASERNARRRSITEVLSGRG